The genomic window GATTTTTTTATAGTAAACTCAGACGAAATTTCAATTTTTTATATTTTGCAATTTACATAATTTTTTGTCACAAAATATTTTGGAAAATTCCTAAATCAGCCATAACTTCGATATAAGAATTCATAAAACACATAGCATAATTATGGCAATTAATTTACAGAAAGGACAAAGAATTGAAATCGGATTTACAAAAATGACCATCGGTCTTGGATGGGATCCTAATGAAGGAAGAGGATATGATTTTGACCTTGATGCTTCGGCAATTATGATCGATGCCGGCAGAAAATTGGTGAATGAGGAATATTTTGTTTTTTATAATAATTTACAGTCGCCGGACGGAGCCCTGACTCATACGGGAGACGATCCCAGCGGTAAAAACAGCGATGGAGACGATGATGAAGCCATTATTGTAGATCTTGAAAAAGTAGACGAAAGGGTAGAGGAAATTCTCTTCGTGGTTACCATAGAAGATTTTGAAAGAAGAAAACAAAATTTCGGGCAGGTAAGAAATTCCTACATCAGGATTATTGATAACATCAGCAATCAGGAAATTGCAAAATATGAGCTGGACGAAGATTTCTCCATCGAAACAGGAGTAGAGTTCGGAAGATTATACAAACGTAATGGAAGCTGGAAATTTGAAGCTTCAGGAACCGGCTACAGAGCAGACCTCGCTTTCTTCCTTGAAAAGTATTACCAGGGTCAAATCATCAAATAAATATGGCAATCAATTTACAGAAAGGTCAGACGATCAATCTGAGAAAAAATGAGCTCGGAAACAACGTTTATGATCTTTCAACCGTAACGATCGGTTTGGGTTGGGATGTTCGCCGACAGGGCGGATTTTTGGGAAGTCTGTTTGGGATGAACGATGGCCCTGATTATGATCTTGATGCTGTTGCTTTTCTTTTGGACGAAAACGGCAAAGTGGCAGATCTGGGAAAAACGTTTTTCTCCGGCAACGGAAGGGAAATTGTGCTTTATCAGAGTGATGTTATTTATTTTAATTCGATGCGGCATCCCAGCGGAAAAATCTGGCTCACAGGCGATAACAGAACCGGGGCGGGCGATGGCGACGACGAACAGATTATTGTAAAGCTGGATCAGCTGGATGAGCGTTACCAAAAAATCGTATTTGTGGTTTCCATTTACAACGGAATTGTCAACAGACAGCATTTCGGAATGATTAAAAATGCTTTTATCAGGGCGGTTGACGCGCGGGGAAAAGAAATTACAAAATTCAGCCTTTCCGGTGATGCGAGCATGAACGGGATGTGTTCAATGATTTTTGCAGAGGCATATCGGCACAATGGCGACTGGAAATTCCGGGCGATCGGAGAGCCTTACCAGACGGATAATTTTATTGAAGTAATCGTCCCATTTATGTATAGAAAATAAAGTGTGCTGTCTCAAAATCCAAATTATTTTCTTTGATAATCTGTTTTTTGAGATAGCTTTTTATTTTAAGCTTATTTTCAATCCCATTTCTTTTTTCATATGCAATAAAACTTCTGCATTTCCTTTGGCATCATCGACGGGATGATGCGTGTG from Chryseobacterium wanjuense includes these protein-coding regions:
- a CDS encoding TerD family protein, whose amino-acid sequence is MAINLQKGQRIEIGFTKMTIGLGWDPNEGRGYDFDLDASAIMIDAGRKLVNEEYFVFYNNLQSPDGALTHTGDDPSGKNSDGDDDEAIIVDLEKVDERVEEILFVVTIEDFERRKQNFGQVRNSYIRIIDNISNQEIAKYELDEDFSIETGVEFGRLYKRNGSWKFEASGTGYRADLAFFLEKYYQGQIIK
- a CDS encoding TerD family protein, translating into MAINLQKGQTINLRKNELGNNVYDLSTVTIGLGWDVRRQGGFLGSLFGMNDGPDYDLDAVAFLLDENGKVADLGKTFFSGNGREIVLYQSDVIYFNSMRHPSGKIWLTGDNRTGAGDGDDEQIIVKLDQLDERYQKIVFVVSIYNGIVNRQHFGMIKNAFIRAVDARGKEITKFSLSGDASMNGMCSMIFAEAYRHNGDWKFRAIGEPYQTDNFIEVIVPFMYRK